A genome region from Leifsonia sp. Root112D2 includes the following:
- a CDS encoding sulfurtransferase, with product MTLSSPALESGPQLASPVVSTQWLADHLGSDRLIVLDATVVQIQRPDGGYHWLSGFDQYLVNGHVPGALFAELLDSFSDPAGLHGFAKPSARQFEAAAAALGVNNETTVVVYDTSVGQWAARIWWLFRAFGYDNVAVLDGGLTKWIVEERPTERGWIAPLETATFTASPRPELWADTSRVRSIVTGETDAALVCGLPAREFTGETGQRPRRGHIPGSFSAPAGRLVDRETNALLPAHELRATFANALASSEHIIAYCAGGIAAAADALALAVIGHTNVAVYDGSLNEWAADPALPLVTLVDLSEEDNSPGGA from the coding sequence GTGACCCTCTCATCGCCCGCCCTGGAATCCGGGCCGCAGCTGGCCTCGCCCGTCGTTTCGACGCAGTGGCTCGCCGATCATCTCGGCTCGGATCGCCTGATCGTGCTCGATGCCACTGTCGTGCAGATTCAGCGCCCCGACGGCGGGTACCACTGGCTGAGCGGATTCGACCAGTACCTCGTCAACGGACATGTGCCCGGCGCACTCTTTGCCGAACTGCTCGATTCCTTCAGCGACCCGGCGGGACTCCACGGATTCGCGAAACCCAGCGCGCGGCAATTCGAGGCGGCCGCAGCGGCTCTCGGCGTCAACAATGAGACGACCGTCGTGGTCTATGACACCTCCGTCGGCCAATGGGCGGCCCGCATCTGGTGGCTGTTTCGCGCGTTCGGATACGACAACGTCGCGGTGCTCGATGGCGGGCTCACCAAGTGGATAGTCGAGGAGCGCCCCACCGAGCGCGGCTGGATCGCTCCTCTCGAGACAGCGACGTTCACCGCATCGCCTCGCCCCGAACTCTGGGCGGACACATCGCGGGTCCGCTCCATCGTCACCGGAGAAACGGATGCGGCCCTGGTGTGCGGTCTGCCCGCGCGCGAGTTCACCGGCGAAACCGGGCAGCGACCACGACGCGGACACATTCCCGGCAGTTTCAGTGCGCCGGCCGGCCGGCTGGTCGACCGCGAGACGAACGCCCTCCTTCCCGCACACGAATTGCGTGCCACCTTCGCGAACGCCCTCGCAAGCTCTGAGCACATCATCGCGTATTGCGCCGGCGGCATCGCCGCGGCGGCGGACGCGCTCGCCCTGGCGGTCATCGGTCACACGAATGTCGCCGTATACGACGGTTCTCTCAACGAATGGGCCGCCGATCCTGCACTGCCGCTGGTGACACTCGTCGACCTCTCCGAAGAAGACAATTCGCCCGGCGGAGCCTGA
- a CDS encoding ATP-binding cassette domain-containing protein produces MSITTDWAIEAHGLVKTFGDNRAVDGVDLNVRTGTVYGVLGPNGAGKTTTISMLATLLKPDGGEASIFGHDVVRQSQIVRQLIGVTAQFASVDEKLSATENLIIFARLLGLSRSEARAKASELLEAFNLTEAARRPLAKFSGGMRRRLDLAASLIAQPPLIFLDEPTTGLDPRTRAQMWDTVRGLVASGSTVLLTTQMLDEADQLADRIAVIDTGRVVAEGTADELKASVGTSSLQLRLEDTADTEDALRAIQAVLGAQGTISPEAARITAPMADADRVTDLLVTLREAGIHLTEMSVQKPTLDEVFLTITGHGVEDETSAETDADPRQAERISA; encoded by the coding sequence ATGAGCATCACAACCGACTGGGCCATCGAAGCCCACGGGCTCGTCAAGACTTTTGGAGACAACCGAGCGGTCGACGGCGTCGACCTCAACGTTCGCACCGGCACCGTCTACGGCGTGCTCGGCCCCAACGGGGCAGGCAAGACCACCACCATCAGCATGCTCGCCACATTGCTGAAGCCCGACGGCGGCGAGGCGAGCATCTTCGGTCACGACGTGGTCAGGCAGTCGCAGATCGTGCGCCAGCTGATAGGCGTGACCGCGCAGTTCGCCTCCGTTGACGAGAAACTCAGCGCCACCGAGAACCTCATCATCTTCGCCCGTCTGCTCGGGCTCAGCCGCTCCGAGGCCCGGGCGAAGGCGAGCGAGCTGCTCGAGGCTTTCAATCTCACCGAGGCCGCCCGCCGCCCGCTGGCGAAGTTCTCCGGCGGCATGCGTCGCCGGCTCGACCTCGCCGCGAGCCTCATCGCGCAGCCGCCGCTCATCTTCCTCGACGAGCCGACCACCGGACTCGACCCGCGCACCCGCGCCCAGATGTGGGATACCGTTCGCGGTCTCGTCGCCAGTGGGTCCACCGTGCTGCTCACCACGCAGATGCTCGACGAGGCCGACCAGCTCGCCGACCGCATCGCGGTGATCGACACCGGGCGCGTGGTGGCCGAGGGAACCGCCGACGAGTTGAAGGCATCCGTCGGCACCTCGTCGCTGCAGTTGCGGCTGGAAGACACGGCCGACACCGAGGATGCGCTTCGTGCGATCCAGGCCGTGCTCGGCGCGCAGGGAACCATCTCGCCCGAAGCGGCCCGCATCACCGCACCCATGGCGGATGCCGACCGCGTCACCGACCTGCTGGTCACGTTGCGGGAGGCGGGCATCCACCTGACCGAGATGAGCGTGCAGAAGCCGACGCTCGACGAGGTCTTTCTCACCATTACCGGGCACGGCGTCGAGGACGAGACGTCCGCAGAAACGGATGCCGACCCGCGTCAAGCCGAAAGGATCAGCGCATGA
- a CDS encoding ABC transporter permease, whose protein sequence is MSAITITQGTITPGVQRQLKNHTSVGQTVRNSFTMAYRGLLKIKRTPEQLVDVTVQPILFTLMFTYLFGGAIAGNIASYLPLLIPGILVQTVITTSVVTGVQLREDMDKGVFDRFKSLPIARISPLAGALLADTIRYAIATTLTFVMGYIMGYRPGGGFGAVVLAGLLVIACSWAISWIFAFFGVIARSASSVQGISMIILFPLTFLSNAFVPVDSLPSWLQVFVNVNPISHLVTAVRDLANNGTVGVDLVISLIGAAVIVAIFAPLTVRAYMRKA, encoded by the coding sequence ATGAGCGCCATCACCATCACGCAGGGCACCATCACCCCCGGAGTCCAGCGCCAACTCAAGAATCACACGAGCGTCGGCCAGACCGTGCGCAACTCGTTCACCATGGCCTACCGTGGCCTGCTGAAGATCAAGCGCACGCCGGAGCAGCTCGTCGACGTGACGGTGCAGCCGATTCTGTTCACCCTCATGTTCACCTACCTGTTCGGCGGCGCCATCGCGGGCAACATCGCGAGCTACCTGCCGCTGCTCATACCGGGCATTCTCGTGCAGACCGTGATCACGACATCCGTCGTCACGGGCGTGCAGTTGCGGGAGGACATGGACAAAGGCGTGTTCGACAGGTTCAAGTCGCTGCCGATAGCGCGCATCTCGCCGCTGGCCGGCGCGCTGCTCGCCGACACGATTCGCTACGCGATAGCCACAACGCTGACCTTCGTGATGGGCTACATCATGGGCTACCGCCCCGGCGGCGGCTTCGGTGCCGTCGTTCTTGCCGGCCTGCTCGTGATCGCCTGCTCGTGGGCCATCAGCTGGATCTTCGCCTTCTTCGGGGTGATAGCGCGCAGCGCGTCGAGCGTGCAGGGCATCTCGATGATCATCCTGTTTCCGCTCACCTTTCTCTCGAACGCGTTCGTTCCGGTCGACTCGCTGCCCAGCTGGCTGCAGGTGTTCGTGAACGTCAACCCGATCTCACACCTGGTGACGGCGGTGCGCGACCTCGCGAACAACGGCACCGTCGGCGTGGACCTCGTCATCTCGCTCATCGGCGCCGCCGTTATCGTCGCGATCTTCGCGCCGCTCACGGTGCGGGCGTACATGCGCAAGGCCTGA
- a CDS encoding DedA family protein: protein MDAITQLVMQAVASPWIYAIVFALVVIDGFFPPVPSETLVVAVAAIGVSAGAPNTWVIVLLAAIGAAIGDNIAFFIGRRIGVRRFAWMRRPRVVRAVDRAAQGLERRAATLILTARYIPVGRIAVNMTAGATGFRWRTFWPLTLAAGACWSVYSVLIGILAGQWAHSQPLLAALVGIVIAVTLGVSVDLLLSARARRRVARIAHEQQGAVEPNERALVTKGL, encoded by the coding sequence ATGGATGCGATCACCCAGCTGGTGATGCAGGCCGTGGCCTCGCCGTGGATCTACGCCATCGTGTTCGCGCTCGTCGTCATCGACGGATTCTTTCCGCCCGTACCGAGCGAGACCCTGGTGGTGGCCGTCGCGGCGATCGGCGTCTCGGCCGGTGCGCCGAATACCTGGGTGATCGTGCTCCTCGCGGCCATCGGCGCGGCAATCGGCGACAACATCGCCTTCTTCATCGGCCGCCGCATCGGAGTGCGCCGATTCGCCTGGATGCGACGACCCCGTGTCGTGCGAGCCGTCGACCGAGCCGCCCAAGGCCTCGAACGTCGGGCTGCCACCCTCATTCTTACGGCCAGGTACATTCCTGTCGGCCGCATCGCCGTGAACATGACGGCGGGAGCGACCGGCTTTCGGTGGCGAACGTTCTGGCCGCTCACACTCGCGGCCGGCGCCTGCTGGTCGGTGTACTCGGTGCTGATCGGGATCCTCGCCGGACAGTGGGCTCACAGCCAGCCTCTTCTCGCCGCGCTCGTCGGCATCGTGATCGCTGTCACGCTGGGTGTCTCGGTCGATCTGCTGCTGAGCGCCCGGGCACGACGACGCGTTGCACGCATCGCACACGAACAACAGGGAGCGGTGGAGCCCAACGAACGTGCCCTCGTCACAAAGGGGCTGTGA